A stretch of Peteryoungia algae DNA encodes these proteins:
- the upp gene encoding uracil phosphoribosyltransferase, with protein MDGVTVIDHPLVQHKLTIMRRKETSTSSFRRLLREISTLLCYEVTRDLELTMETIETPLTEMQSPILEGKKLVFASILRAGNGLLEGMLELVPAARVAHVGVYRDHETLQAVEYYFKAPEALSERLIIVVDPMLATGNSSIAAIEKLKERGAKNIRFLCLLAAPEGIKNFHAAHPDVPIFTASIDSHLNEKGYIMPGLGDAGDRMYGTK; from the coding sequence ATGGACGGCGTAACAGTCATCGATCACCCCCTCGTGCAGCACAAGCTGACGATCATGCGCCGGAAGGAAACGTCGACTTCGAGCTTCCGCCGCCTCTTGCGGGAAATCTCCACGCTGCTCTGCTACGAGGTCACCCGCGATCTTGAGCTCACCATGGAGACGATCGAGACTCCGTTGACCGAGATGCAGTCGCCGATCCTCGAGGGCAAGAAGCTGGTCTTCGCCTCGATCCTGCGCGCCGGCAACGGCCTTCTGGAAGGCATGCTGGAACTGGTGCCTGCTGCCCGCGTCGCTCATGTCGGCGTTTACCGCGATCACGAGACACTGCAGGCCGTCGAATATTACTTCAAGGCGCCCGAAGCTCTGTCGGAGCGTCTGATCATTGTCGTCGACCCCATGCTCGCCACCGGCAATTCCTCGATCGCGGCGATCGAAAAGCTCAAGGAACGCGGCGCGAAGAACATCCGTTTCCTCTGCCTGCTGGCAGCACCGGAAGGCATCAAGAACTTCCACGCCGCCCATCCGGACGTGCCGATCTTCACCGCGTCGATCGACAGCCATCTCAACGAGAAGGGATACATCATGCCCGGCCTCGGCGATGCCGGCGACCGCATGTACGGGACGAAGTGA
- a CDS encoding adenosine deaminase gives MTKRLKKAELHCHIEGAAPPALALAQAQKYGVDAATFMHKGIYAWTDFAEFIKAYDRVAALFRTEEDYALLTETYLRELAAVDTIYSELIVSPDHGDRIGLGADTYLSGITAGIEAAKAATGIEARIIVTGERHFGPESVIAAAAYAARSNNPLVTGFNLAGEERMGRVADYARAFDIAREAGLGLTIHAGEVCGAFSVTDALDIVKPARIGHGVRAIEDPDLVSRLVDLGTVLEVCPGSNIALNVFPDFKSHPLRKFHAAGVKVCINSDDPPFFGTSLAQEYDWASSEFGFTDAEIDGMTRTAIEAAFVDEETRTRLLARL, from the coding sequence GTGACGAAACGACTGAAAAAGGCCGAACTGCACTGTCATATCGAGGGTGCAGCACCACCGGCGCTGGCCCTGGCTCAGGCGCAAAAATACGGCGTTGACGCTGCGACCTTCATGCATAAGGGCATCTATGCCTGGACCGATTTTGCCGAATTCATCAAGGCTTATGACCGTGTCGCCGCGCTCTTCCGCACCGAGGAGGACTATGCCCTTCTGACGGAGACCTATCTGCGCGAACTTGCAGCCGTCGACACGATCTACAGCGAGCTCATCGTCTCGCCTGATCACGGCGACCGCATTGGCCTCGGCGCTGACACCTACCTCTCCGGCATCACCGCCGGCATCGAGGCCGCAAAGGCTGCAACCGGCATCGAGGCCCGCATCATCGTCACCGGCGAACGCCATTTCGGCCCTGAAAGCGTCATCGCAGCTGCCGCATATGCCGCCCGCAGCAACAACCCGCTCGTCACGGGCTTCAACTTGGCCGGCGAGGAGCGCATGGGCCGCGTCGCGGATTACGCCCGTGCCTTCGATATCGCCCGCGAGGCCGGCCTTGGCCTCACCATCCATGCCGGTGAAGTTTGCGGCGCCTTCAGCGTCACGGATGCCCTCGACATCGTGAAGCCCGCGCGGATCGGACACGGCGTCCGCGCCATCGAGGATCCGGACCTCGTCAGCCGCCTCGTCGATCTCGGCACAGTCCTCGAAGTCTGCCCGGGCTCCAACATCGCGCTCAATGTCTTCCCGGATTTCAAAAGCCACCCGTTGCGCAAGTTCCACGCGGCAGGTGTGAAAGTCTGCATCAATTCCGACGATCCACCCTTCTTCGGCACGTCGCTTGCCCAGGAATATGATTGGGCATCGAGCGAATTCGGCTTCACCGACGCGGAGATCGATGGCATGACGCGTACCGCGATCGAGGCGGCCTTTGTCGATGAGGAGACAAGGACGCGGCTTCTCGCCCGCCTGTGA
- a CDS encoding pilus assembly protein N-terminal domain-containing protein, with product MFLALAMLSPAPAVQAEDEGILRVYMNSARVLKLDRPVSKVIVGNSQVADATVADARTIVLTGRSYGTTNLVLLDADGNAIVDERILVSIDESSTVRVFKSTERTVLSCTPNCEEHATTGATP from the coding sequence ATGTTCCTGGCGCTGGCCATGTTGTCACCGGCGCCTGCCGTTCAGGCGGAAGACGAGGGCATTTTGCGCGTCTATATGAACAGCGCCCGCGTCCTGAAGCTCGACCGGCCCGTCAGCAAGGTGATCGTCGGCAACTCGCAAGTCGCCGATGCGACTGTCGCGGATGCCCGCACGATTGTTCTCACCGGGCGCTCATACGGCACGACCAACCTCGTCCTTCTTGATGCCGACGGCAATGCCATCGTCGACGAGCGCATCCTGGTGTCGATCGACGAATCGAGCACGGTGCGCGTGTTCAAGTCGACGGAACGCACGGTCCTTTCCTGTACGCCGAACTGCGAAGAACACGCGACGACGGGCGCCACGCCATAA
- a CDS encoding TadE/TadG family type IV pilus assembly protein — protein MTARGREISLFARLRFAGAAVSDTLRRLARDRQGVGGVEFAIIAPMLIVLYLMAFELTMGLSVAKKASLASSTVADLVARQDTVTKTFLTTMSDVSGAIFVPYPSNNLVIKISGIKINSAKAAKVAWSWSTTGIAPYAVGTDAPVPSDMLVEDTFLIRSELSVSHELMMYLPGLTGTETKSLTLAREFYFRQRLGKDVACSGC, from the coding sequence ATGACCGCAAGAGGCAGAGAGATATCCCTGTTCGCTCGTCTTCGGTTTGCGGGAGCAGCCGTCTCCGACACGCTGCGCCGCCTCGCTCGCGACCGGCAGGGCGTTGGCGGCGTCGAGTTTGCGATCATCGCGCCGATGCTCATCGTTCTCTATCTGATGGCCTTCGAGCTCACCATGGGCCTCAGCGTCGCCAAGAAGGCCTCGCTGGCGAGCAGCACGGTGGCAGATCTCGTCGCGCGCCAGGATACGGTGACCAAGACCTTTCTCACGACGATGTCCGACGTATCAGGCGCGATCTTCGTGCCCTATCCTTCCAACAACCTGGTGATCAAGATCAGCGGGATCAAGATCAACTCGGCCAAGGCAGCCAAGGTGGCCTGGTCCTGGTCGACGACCGGCATCGCACCCTATGCGGTCGGAACCGACGCGCCTGTCCCCTCCGACATGCTGGTGGAAGACACTTTCCTCATCCGCAGTGAACTCAGCGTGTCGCACGAGTTGATGATGTATCTTCCCGGTCTCACGGGTACCGAGACGAAGAGCCTGACGCTCGCCCGGGAGTTCTATTTCCGCCAGCGTCTGGGCAAGGATGTTGCCTGCAGCGGCTGCTGA
- a CDS encoding phosphopentomutase yields MARAFIFVLDSFGIGGAPDAPAYGDDGSDTLGHIAEFCAAGAGDRQGLRQGPLTLPNMSALGLLAAARLATGKTPDAMPIPERVFGLHGAASEVSKGKDTPSGHWEIAGTPVMFDWGYFPEGDEAFPSDLVEAICREANLPGVLGNCHASGTEVIARFGEEHIRTGKPICYTSTDSVFQIAAHETHFGLQRLLDLCQIVRKLLDPLNIGRVIARPFIGETVQTFERTGNRRDYSVLPPEPTLLDRLVEAGRKVHAVGKIGDIFAHQGVSRVIKANGNMALMDATLKVMDEAEDGDLVFTNFVDFDMLFGHRRDVPGYAAALEAFDRRLPEVHRKLKPGDIVLMTADHGCDPTWRGTDHTRERVPIMCFGPGVRSRNIGVRNTYADIGETIAAHLGIAPGRYGRSFL; encoded by the coding sequence ATGGCACGCGCTTTCATATTCGTTCTCGATTCCTTCGGCATCGGTGGTGCTCCCGATGCGCCCGCCTATGGCGATGATGGCTCCGATACGCTTGGGCACATCGCCGAATTCTGTGCCGCCGGCGCCGGTGATCGCCAAGGCCTTCGCCAGGGCCCATTGACCCTGCCCAACATGTCCGCGCTCGGCCTCCTGGCGGCCGCCAGGCTCGCAACCGGCAAGACGCCGGACGCCATGCCGATCCCCGAGCGGGTCTTCGGCCTCCACGGTGCTGCCAGTGAGGTCTCCAAAGGCAAGGACACGCCCTCCGGTCACTGGGAAATCGCCGGCACGCCTGTCATGTTCGATTGGGGTTACTTTCCGGAAGGCGACGAAGCCTTCCCCTCCGATCTCGTCGAGGCGATCTGCCGGGAGGCAAATCTGCCCGGCGTCCTCGGCAATTGCCACGCTTCGGGCACGGAAGTGATCGCCCGCTTTGGTGAGGAACACATCCGCACCGGCAAGCCGATCTGCTACACGTCGACCGACTCCGTTTTCCAGATCGCAGCCCACGAAACCCATTTCGGCCTGCAACGCCTGCTCGACCTCTGCCAGATCGTACGCAAGCTTCTCGATCCCCTGAATATCGGCCGTGTGATTGCCCGACCCTTCATCGGCGAAACCGTCCAGACTTTCGAACGCACCGGCAATCGTCGCGACTATTCCGTCCTGCCCCCCGAGCCGACCCTGCTCGATCGCCTGGTGGAAGCCGGCCGCAAGGTGCATGCCGTCGGCAAGATCGGCGATATCTTCGCCCACCAGGGTGTCTCGCGCGTCATCAAGGCCAATGGCAACATGGCTTTGATGGATGCGACCCTGAAGGTCATGGACGAGGCGGAAGATGGCGATCTCGTCTTCACCAATTTTGTCGATTTCGACATGCTCTTCGGTCACCGTCGCGATGTGCCGGGATATGCTGCAGCGCTCGAAGCCTTCGATCGCCGCCTGCCGGAAGTCCATCGCAAGCTGAAGCCCGGCGACATTGTTCTCATGACGGCCGACCACGGCTGTGATCCCACCTGGCGCGGCACCGACCATACGCGCGAACGCGTTCCGATAATGTGCTTCGGCCCCGGCGTGCGCTCGCGCAACATCGGTGTCCGCAACACCTATGCCGATATTGGCGAAACCATCGCGGCGCATCTGGGGATCGCTCCTGGCCGCTACGGACGGAGCTTCCTGTGA
- a CDS encoding TadE/TadG family type IV pilus assembly protein encodes MTSHDTDRHHQAENSRRPRFRLWRKLARSRDGAAAIEFAILAIPYFMIIFAIIETFVAFAAEQLVTNAVNTLGRQLRTGQITYQLNRPDTDMDVLKFRKAFCDEVDIMIQCSETEISTPSKLYIDARTFATFGAIPKTIPRASTDTFSDIDPTSFKFTPGGPSTINMLRAYYRWQVITDLIRPYITTIRPSDGSLPSDFLIVATTAFQNENYP; translated from the coding sequence ATGACGAGCCACGACACAGATCGACATCATCAGGCTGAAAACAGCCGGCGGCCACGGTTCCGTCTGTGGCGGAAGCTCGCGCGATCCAGGGATGGTGCAGCAGCCATCGAATTCGCGATCCTCGCAATCCCCTACTTCATGATCATCTTCGCGATCATCGAAACCTTTGTGGCCTTTGCCGCCGAACAACTGGTGACCAACGCGGTCAACACACTCGGACGACAGTTGCGTACCGGGCAGATCACCTACCAGCTGAACCGGCCTGATACCGACATGGACGTGCTGAAGTTCCGCAAGGCTTTCTGTGATGAAGTCGACATCATGATCCAGTGCTCGGAAACAGAGATCTCGACCCCGAGCAAGCTCTACATCGATGCCAGAACCTTCGCGACCTTCGGCGCCATCCCGAAGACCATCCCGCGGGCCTCGACGGACACCTTCTCCGACATCGATCCGACCAGTTTCAAATTCACGCCCGGCGGCCCTTCCACGATCAACATGCTGCGTGCCTATTATCGCTGGCAGGTGATCACCGATCTCATCCGCCCCTACATCACGACGATCCGACCATCTGACGGTTCGCTGCCGTCCGACTTCCTGATCGTGGCCACAACCGCGTTCCAGAACGAGAATTACCCATGA